From Synoicihabitans lomoniglobus, the proteins below share one genomic window:
- a CDS encoding bifunctional acetate--CoA ligase family protein/GNAT family N-acetyltransferase codes for MNTFESLRTVFNPRSIALVGVSNRPGSVGNALLRNTLGGDFDGVVYPVNPKHRSMRGTKVYPTLRAIPDRVDLAIIATPSTHVLGVIEECGQCGIGNAVVITAGFLETGRAGAALFRKLVRTARQAGVRIIGPNCLGFIRPPIGLNASFAARMALPGKLAFISQSGALCTAVLDWSIRDRVGFSHFISIGSMADIGYHDLLDYLATDPGTSSILIYMESLRDAKRFISAARSIGRTKPIIVLKVGRSSEGAAAASSHTGSLTGDDAIYDAVFERAGVARVNTIKELFNISQSLSMQPRPRGNRLLIITNAGGPGVIATDMHIAQGGRLAPLSATLREKLNQVLPAAWSHSNPIDVLGDAGVTPYTETLRHCLDEPNVDGILVILTPQAMTNADEIGRALGDLAATSNKTILAAFMGAADVASGTRALTAKGIPVYDNPEEAVTCFNLMARYARNQELLTETPESVPAEFKPKTAVNQRLLARVRDAGRHALNENEAKQFIANYGLISPPHAHAATAADAARRAAGFGFPVAMKIMSPDILHKTDVNGVALNLRSKRAVMLAFRQITRDAARLRPKAQLQGVIVEKMVTKKYELFLGSKMDPVFGPVILFGAGGVGVEVFKDISIGIPPLNMALAKRMIEKTKIHTLLAGYRGMAAIDMRSLQFLLYRFSYMIMDFPEIAEMDINPLGVDADGIVALDAKIVLDPAPPPRHAAPYRHLIVTPYPRELERTVRLANRKTVRLRPIRPEDEQLEAEMFRAMSPQTQRFRFFELIKDISHEMLIRYTQIDYDREVAIVAEMRERGVRKMVGVARVIGDPYHETSEFAIVVADPWQGMGLGNVLTDAVLSVARQRKYRSIYADFLGDNHAMHHILRKRKFTFSTGQNPVRATWVCAH; via the coding sequence GTGAATACATTCGAGAGCCTCCGAACTGTTTTCAACCCACGCTCGATCGCTTTGGTCGGCGTGAGCAACCGACCGGGCAGTGTCGGTAACGCGCTCTTACGCAACACTCTGGGCGGCGACTTCGACGGCGTGGTTTATCCGGTAAACCCCAAGCACCGCAGCATGCGCGGGACCAAGGTTTATCCGACGTTGCGGGCGATTCCCGATCGCGTCGATCTCGCCATCATCGCCACTCCGTCCACGCATGTTTTGGGTGTGATCGAAGAGTGCGGCCAATGCGGTATCGGCAATGCCGTCGTCATAACCGCCGGCTTCCTCGAAACCGGCCGAGCGGGGGCGGCATTGTTTCGTAAACTGGTCCGCACCGCGCGTCAGGCCGGAGTGCGGATCATCGGCCCCAACTGCCTGGGATTCATCCGTCCGCCGATCGGTCTCAACGCCAGCTTCGCCGCCCGCATGGCCCTCCCGGGCAAGCTGGCCTTTATTTCGCAAAGCGGCGCGCTATGCACTGCCGTATTGGACTGGTCGATACGTGATCGCGTCGGATTCAGTCATTTCATTTCGATCGGCTCCATGGCCGATATCGGTTACCACGATCTGCTCGACTACCTCGCGACCGACCCCGGCACGTCGAGCATCCTCATCTACATGGAGTCGTTGCGGGATGCGAAGCGCTTCATCAGTGCCGCGCGCTCGATTGGCCGCACCAAACCGATCATCGTGCTGAAGGTGGGGCGCAGCTCCGAAGGCGCCGCTGCGGCCAGTTCGCACACCGGCAGTCTCACCGGTGACGACGCCATTTACGACGCCGTCTTCGAGCGCGCAGGCGTCGCGCGCGTGAACACGATTAAGGAGCTCTTTAATATCTCCCAGTCGCTCTCCATGCAGCCTCGGCCTCGCGGCAACCGGCTGCTCATCATTACCAATGCCGGCGGTCCGGGTGTCATCGCGACCGACATGCACATCGCCCAGGGCGGACGGTTGGCCCCGCTCTCCGCGACATTGCGCGAGAAGCTCAACCAGGTGTTGCCGGCGGCGTGGAGCCATTCCAACCCGATCGACGTGCTCGGCGATGCCGGCGTGACACCCTACACCGAAACCCTGCGGCACTGCCTCGATGAGCCCAACGTGGATGGCATTCTCGTCATTCTCACGCCTCAGGCCATGACCAACGCCGACGAGATCGGTCGGGCCCTGGGCGATCTCGCAGCCACTTCCAACAAAACCATTCTGGCCGCTTTCATGGGCGCGGCCGACGTCGCGTCCGGCACGCGCGCACTCACCGCCAAAGGCATTCCCGTATACGACAATCCGGAAGAGGCCGTGACGTGTTTTAATCTCATGGCGCGCTATGCCCGTAATCAGGAGTTGCTCACGGAAACACCGGAATCCGTGCCCGCGGAATTCAAACCCAAGACTGCCGTCAATCAACGCCTGCTGGCTCGCGTGCGCGATGCCGGACGACACGCCCTCAACGAAAACGAAGCCAAGCAATTCATCGCCAACTACGGCCTGATTTCTCCGCCCCACGCGCACGCCGCCACCGCCGCCGATGCCGCCCGTCGCGCCGCCGGTTTCGGGTTTCCCGTGGCCATGAAAATCATGTCGCCCGACATCCTCCACAAAACCGACGTCAATGGCGTGGCGCTCAATCTTCGTTCCAAGCGCGCGGTCATGCTCGCGTTTCGCCAGATCACTCGCGACGCCGCCCGACTTCGCCCGAAAGCGCAGTTGCAGGGGGTGATAGTCGAGAAAATGGTCACCAAGAAATACGAGCTCTTCCTCGGCAGTAAAATGGATCCCGTCTTCGGCCCGGTCATTCTCTTCGGAGCGGGCGGGGTGGGGGTCGAAGTCTTCAAGGATATCTCCATCGGGATACCGCCGCTCAACATGGCCCTCGCCAAACGCATGATTGAGAAAACCAAGATCCATACGCTGCTCGCCGGTTATCGCGGCATGGCGGCGATCGATATGCGCTCGCTGCAGTTTTTGCTCTACCGGTTTTCCTACATGATCATGGACTTTCCGGAGATCGCCGAGATGGACATCAACCCGCTGGGCGTCGACGCCGACGGCATTGTCGCGCTCGACGCCAAGATCGTGCTCGATCCCGCGCCTCCGCCTCGCCACGCCGCGCCCTATCGCCACCTCATCGTCACGCCCTATCCGCGCGAACTCGAACGCACCGTTCGCCTCGCCAATCGCAAAACCGTGCGCCTGCGTCCGATTCGCCCCGAGGACGAACAGCTGGAGGCGGAAATGTTTCGTGCCATGTCACCCCAGACCCAGCGCTTCCGTTTTTTCGAGCTCATCAAAGACATCAGCCACGAGATGCTGATTCGCTACACCCAGATCGATTATGATCGGGAAGTCGCCATCGTCGCCGAGATGCGCGAGCGCGGCGTGCGCAAAATGGTCGGCGTCGCGCGGGTCATTGGCGACCCCTACCATGAGACCAGTGAGTTCGCCATTGTCGTGGCCGACCCCTGGCAAGGCATGGGCCTGGGTAACGTGCTCACCGACGCCGTGCTCAGTGTCGCGCGCCAACGCAAATACCGCTCCATCTACGCCGACTTCCTCGGCGACAACCACGCCATGCACCACATCCTCCGGAAGCGAAAGTTCACCTTCTCGACCGGCCAAAATCCCGTCCGCGCCACCTGGGTCTGCGCCCACTGA